One Anas platyrhynchos isolate ZD024472 breed Pekin duck chromosome W, IASCAAS_PekinDuck_T2T, whole genome shotgun sequence DNA segment encodes these proteins:
- the LOC113841203 gene encoding synaptotagmin-4 codes for MAPITASRQHFDEIPTVVGLFSAFGLVFSVSLFDWICCQRKSSKSNKTPPYEFVHILKGVDIYPENLNSKKKFGADDKSEAKNKLAMPKNSLHLDLEKRDLNGNFPKTTSEIQSSPYLENVSPKHFSESKKNSVSPDSLKSITSLSSEEKQDKLGILFFSLEYNFEKKAFVVNIKEARGLPAMDEQSMTSDPYIKMTILPEKKHKVKTRVLRKTLDPAFDETFTFYGIPYSQIQDLTLHFMILSFDRFSRDDVIGEVLIPLEGTELSEGRMQMDREIIKRNVRKSSGCGELLISLCYQSATNTLTLVILKARHLPTSDVSGLSDPYVKVNLYHAKKRISKKKTHVKKCTPNAVFNELFVFDIPCEGLDDISIEFLVLDSDRGSRNEVIGQLTLGCSAEGTGGEHWKEICEYPRRQIAKWHMLCDG; via the exons ATGGCTCCGATCACGGCCAGCCGCCAGCACTTCG ATGAAATTCCTACAGTGGTTGGGCTCTTCAGTGCATTTGGCCttgtcttctctgtctcccttttTGATTGGATCTGCTGCCAGCGCAAATCTTCCAAATCCAACAAGACCCCTCCATATGAGTTTGTCCATATTCTGAAGGGAGTTGATATTTATCCTGAGAATCTCAATAGTAAGAAGAAGTTTGGAGCAGATGATAAAAGTGAAGCAAAGAACAAATTGGCAATGCCTAAGAATTCTCTCCATCTAGACCTAGAGAAGAGAGATCTAAATGGCAATTTCCCCAAAACAACCTCTGAAATACAGAGCTCTCCATATCTTGAAAATGTGTCTCCGAAACACTTTTcggaaagtaagaaaaattcAGTATCCCCTGATAGTTTAAAGTCCATCACATCCCTttcatctgaagaaaaacaagacaagctAGGAAtactctttttctctttagagTACAACTTTGAGAAAAAGGCATTTGTAGTGAACATCAAGGAAGCACGTGGGCTGCCAGCAATGGATGAACAGTCAATGACTTCTGATCCCTATATCAAAATGACAATCCTGcctgaaaaaaagcacaaggtGAAAACCAGAGTGCTGAGAAAAACCTTAGATCCAGCTTTTGATGAGACTTTCACATTCTATGGGATCCCCTACAGCCAAATTCAAGACTTAACACTTCACTTTATGATCCTGAGCTTTGACAGGTTTTCCAGAGATGATGTCATTGGAGAAGTCCTCATCCCCCTTGAAGGAACTGAATTGTCAGAAGGAAGGATGCAAATGGACAGAGAGATCATCAAAAGAAATGTTAGG AAATCATCTGGGTGTGGAGAATTACTGATCTCTCTCTGTTATCAGTCTGCAACAAACACGCTAACTcttgttattttaaaagccaGGCACCTACCTACATCTGATGTTTCAGGATTATCAG ATCCTTATGTCAAAGTGAACCTGTACCATGCTAAGAAAAgaatttctaaaaagaaaacccaTGTGAAGAAGTGTACCCCCAATGCAGTGTTCAATGAATTGTTTGTCTTTGACATTCCTTGTGAGGGCCTTGATGATATCAGCATTGAATTTTTGGTTTTAGATTCAGATAGAGGGTCAAGAAATGAGGTCATTGGCCAGTTAACCTTGGGATGTTCAGCAGAAGGAACAGGTGGAGAACACTGGAAGGAAATTTGCGAATATCCTAGGAGACAAATTGCCAAATGGCATATGTTGTGTGATGGTTAG